In Castanea sativa cultivar Marrone di Chiusa Pesio chromosome 6, ASM4071231v1, a single window of DNA contains:
- the LOC142640246 gene encoding protein FAR1-RELATED SEQUENCE 5-like: MGIHVPSNVPMESTPFKGMEFEADEIAYDFYNEYGRKASFSIRKEYVNKCEKTGVVTSRRFVCAKEGVRGKDKRDQNIKNPRAETRCGCEARLVIILNRDSKKYVVNEFIAEHNHYLHLASTVHMMPSQRKVAATHAIEIDLAHESGLRLKQSYELLSKQADARMIINYSHFGDVITFDTTYSKNRDARPLGVFLGLNHHRETVIFGGALLYDETIESFVWLFETFLEAMSEKKPITIFIDQDVAMSAAIKVVMPKTYHALCSWHMWQNVEKHLGHLLKNESQFNNDFLACIYEYDGEDEFLTSWNEMLGKYDVRENKWLIDLFKLKEKWAQAYVKRTFTAGMKTTQLIESFNADLKDCLRTDFNIV, translated from the exons ATGGGAATACATGTTCCTTCTAATGTGCCCATGGAATCTACCCCGTTTAAAGGGATGGAGTTTGAAGCAGATGAGATTGCATATgatttttataatgaatatggCAGAAAAGCTAGTTTTAGTATTAGAAAAGAGTATGTAAATAAATGTGAAAAGACTGGAGTGGTTACTTCAAGGAGATTTGTGTGCGCGAAGGAGGGAGttcgaggcaaagacaagagAGATCAGAATATAAAGAATCCACGAGCAGAAACAAGATGTGGTTGTGAAGCACGTTTGGTTATTATACTTAATCGAGATAGTAAAAAATATGTGGTGAATGAATTTATTGCTGAGCATAACCACTATCTCCACCTCGCATCAACTGTGCACATGATGCCATCACAACGGAAAGTAGCTGCAACTCATGCTATTGAAATTGATTTGGCACATGAATCGGGATTAAGATTAAAGCAATCTTATGAGCTTCTTAGTAAGCAA GCCGATGCAAGAATGATCATTAACTATAGCCACTTCGGTGATGTAATAACATTTGATACAACGTATAGTAAAAATAGAGATGCAAGGCCACTTGGAGTATTTTTGGGTCTCAATCACCATAGAGAAACTGTTATATTTGGAGGTGCACTTTTATATGATGAAACGATTGAATCTTTTGTATGGTTATTTGAGACCTTCTTAGAAGCAATGTCTGAAAAGAAGCCAATCACTATTTTCATAGATCAAGATGTAGCAATGTCAGCTGCAATAAAAGTAGTTATGCCTAAGACATATCATGCATTGTGTAGTTGGCATATGTGGCAGAATGTTGAGAAACACTTGGGTCATTTACTAAAAAATGAGTCTCAATTTAACAATGATTTCTTAGCATGTATCTATGAGTATGATGGTGAAGATGAGTTTCTTACATCTTGGAATGAAATGTTGGGTAAGTACGATGTTCGTGAAAATAAATGGCTAATTGATCTAtttaaattgaaggaaaaatgggCCCAAGCATACGTTAAGAGAACTTTCACTGCAGGAATGAAGACAACCCAGCTTATTGAGAGTTTCAATGCTGACTTGAAGGATTGTTTGCGTACTGATTTTAATATAGTATAG
- the LOC142637877 gene encoding U-box domain-containing protein 33-like, translating into MPASSQIGFHHFGAPMVEAYGQEIIELPVAPRISEEIIYVAVGDIVKESILTIAWALQKSKGKKICLLHVLQPSQTIPLLGTRFPASSLEEEQVKAHRKTEMKNMLKTLNRYLLICRQIGVQVGVVHTAMESIEKGIVDLIAKHGIKKLVMGAAADKNYSRKLKDLKSKKAKYVRQEAPASCHIQFICKGNLIRTREGSLLNGADVKAESLLPEERTPNASDYIQGSVTDGDVSVALIDELDEGRCADECNGSLRIRSPLTRSSTVGVSPLSLQPKPNIITDKSISGAHGTVDGDIYRTLYNQLQQVMAEAESAKREAFQATLKCRQAERDANEAIRKVKESESLYAEDLKCKKEMEKVLAKQRAELEKVKHVRDQVMRELKISQNQRSLFESQVKESHQSVKGLEMRIMSVLELSQIYKRERDEMQMERDTALKEVEELRRMQGVVASCTCMPQFFSEFTFSEIKEATRNFDPSLIIGQGGYGNIFKCFLRCTQVAIKVLLPGSSQGPSEFHQEVNVLSKLKHPNLVKLIGSCPEVHALIYELLPNGSLEDRLNCKNNTPPLSWQTRIRLATELCSVLVFLHSHNTVHADLKPSNILLDASFIGKLSDFGICRILRDSSSDTTLCHRTIQKGTLAYMDPEFIHTGVLTIKSDVYSFGIILLQLLTGRSAFGIKKEVEYAISTGNFKALLDPLAGDWPFVLAEQLGRLALKCCDMYGKCRPDLGTEVWRVLQIQTMRATSCGGSSSISSSSISLDS; encoded by the exons ATGCCTGCCAGCTCCCAAATTGGGTTTCATCACTTTGGGGCTCCAATGGTTGAGGCATATGGCCAAGAGATAATAGAGCTACCAGTGGCGCCACGTATAAGCGAAGAGATAATATATGTTGCTGTGGGAGATATCGTGAAGGAGAGCATATTGACCATAGCATGGGCATTGCAGAAATCAAAAGGGAAGAAGATTTGCCTCCTTCACGTTCTTCAGCCTTCACAAACAATCCCATTGC TGGGTACAAGATTTCCAGCAAGCTCACTGGAAGAAGAACAAGTCAAGGCTCACAGgaaaactgaaatgaaaaatatgCTAAAGACCCTGAATCGCTACCTTCTTATCTGCCGCCAAATAGGG GTGCAAGTAGGGGTAGTACATACTGCAATGGAAAGCATTGAAAAGGGAATTGTGGATCTCATCGCGAAGCATGGAATCAAGAAGCTTGTTATGGGAGCAGCAGCCGACAAGAACTATTCAAG AAAATTGAAGGACCTCAAATCTAAGAAAGCCAAATATGTCCGCCAAGAAGCACCTGCATCATGTCACATACAATTCATTTGTAAAGGGAATCTAATTCGCACGAG GGAGGGTAGCTTATTGAATGGAGCTGATGTAAAGGCTGAATCTTTATTGCCAGAAGAAAGAACTCCAAACGCTAGTGACTATATCCAAGGAAGTGTCACTGATGGAGATGTTTCTGTTGCTCTAATAGACGAGTTGGATGAAGGAAGGTGTGCTGATGAATGCAATGGGTCACTAAGAATAAGGAGTCCTTTAACTCGCTCTTCTACTGTAGGAGTCTCACCTTTATCACTGCAACCCAAACCAAACATAATTACTGATAAGAGTATTAGTGGAGCTCATGGTACAGTG GATGGAGATATATACCGTACTCTTTATAATCAACTTCAACAAGTGATGGCGGAGGCTGAAAGTGCTAAGAGAGAAGCATTCCAAGCGACACTCAAATGTAGGCAAGCAGAAAGAGACGCAAATGAGGCTATACGCAAG GTTAAAGAATCTGAAAGTTTATACGCTGAGGATTTGAAATGCaaaaaagaaatggagaaaGTACTAGCAAAACAGAGAGCAGAACTTGAAAAGGTGAAGCATGTGAGAGACCAAGTCAtgagagaactcaagatttccCAAAATCAAAGATCATTATTTGAGAGCCAAGTGAAAGAATCTCATCAATCTGTAAAGGGGTTGGAGATGAGAATTATGTCTGTTTTGGAACTATCacaaatttataaaagagaaaGGGATGAGATGCAAATGGAACGTGACACTGCACTGAAAGAAGTTGAAGAGCTGAGAAGAATGCAAGGAGTAGTGGCCTCATGCACATGCATGCCTCAATTCTTCAGTGAGTTCACGTTCTCAGAGATAAAAGAAGCAACGCGAAACTTTGATCCATCCCTAATAATTGGACAAGGAGGATATGGGAACATCTTTAAATGTTTCCTGCGTTGCACCCAGGTAGCTATAAAAGTCTTACTACCCGGAAGTTCACAAGGGCCCTCTGAATTTCATCAGGAG GTTAATGTGTTGAGTAAGTTGAAGCATCCCAATCTTGTAAAACTCATTGGATCTTGCCCAGAAGTTCACGCTCTCATCTATGAGCTTCTTCCCAATGGGAGCCTTGAAGATCGACTCAACTGCAAAAACAATACTCCACCACTGTCATGGCAAACTCGGATACGGCTTGCCACTGAATTGTGCTCTGTCCTTGTCTTTCTTCATTCCCACAACACTGTACATGCTGATTTGAAACCCTCCAATATACTCCTTGATGCTTCCTTCATTGGCAAGCTTAGTGACTTTGGAATCTGTCGTATACTACGTGACAGTTCTAGCGACACAACATTGTGTCATAGAACTATCCAGAAGGGCACTCTTGCTTATATGGATCCCGAGTTCATTCACACAGGAGTGCTCACTATAAAATCAGATGTTTATTCTTTTGGGATCATATTGTTACAGCTGTTGACTGGGAGATCAGCCTTTGGGATAAAAAAGGAGGTGGAATATGCCATAAGTACAGGAAATTTTAAAGCTCTCTTGGATCCATTGGCTGGAGACTGGCCATTCGTGCTGGCTGAACAGTTGGGTCGCTTGGCATTGAAGTGTTGTGACATGTACGGGAAATGCAGGCCAGACCTTGGGACAGAAGTCTGGCGGGTACTTCAGATTCAGACAATGAGGGCTACTTCTTGTGGAGGCTCATCCTCAATCAGCTCATCCTCAATCAGCTTGGATTCTTAA